The genomic region AAACGCGCCGAGCGCCGCCGCCGTCATCGAAAGCGAGATCACGGATAGCAGTACGAATCCGACGAACAGTCGCCGCCTTGCAGGCGGATCTGATGCGGACGATGCCCCTTCGGCCAGTCGATGAAAAACTTCTCGTCGACGGCAAGGCCGCCGTTCGGATCGGCGTCGAGCTTGACCATCCAGCCGTCGATGCCTTCGGGATAGAACTGCGCATCGACCGCGCCGTACAGCGAATTCGTGAAGTAGACGCGCCTTCCGTCGCGGCTCACTTCGACCATTTGCGGACCGCCGTTCAGCGCGCCGTTCTTCGCGCCCGCATGCGTCGCGCGCGCCACGATGCCGCCGATACGCACCTTGCCCGCGAGCTTCGGCGCGAAAGGATCGGAGACGTCGTATTGCAGCATGTCGCCCGTGCCCCAGCATGAGACGTAGAGGAAGCGGTCATCCATCGAGAGGTCGATGTCGGAGACGAGCGGCGGCACCGCGCCGAACCCTTGAAGAAGCGGCGGCAACACCGAGGCATCGGCGGGCTCGGCGGGAATGTCGATGATCTTCTTCACGGCCCAGCGGTCCTTGTCGCGATACCACGTCCATATGGACGACGACAGGTCCTTCAGGCTGATCACGCAATTGACGAAGCCATACGCCTTCGTCGGATCGTGCGCGGGGCGCAGTTCGAAGACGAGCTGGTATTCGTCGCCGAAGTCGATTTCCTGCACATGCCTGCGCTTAGTGAAGTCCCAGAAATGCAGCTTGCGCCCATACTTCGCGCCGAGCAGCAGTTCCGGCACAAGACCTTCCTCGAAGGTGTCGGGCGTGCCCCATTCGCTCGTGACCATCGTGTCGTAGCCGAGGTGCCACCAGCCGTCGTAGGCGAGCTGTTGCGGCCCGCGATCCACTTCCCAGCGGCCGAGCGGATCGAAGCTCTGCTGATCGAGCAGCAGCACGCCGCCGGGCGCCTGTCCTTGCGCGTTGCCGAGCGCCGTGACATAGATGCCGCCCGGCCCGCAATGCACGGTATGCGGGCGCGTATAGCCGGTTTTCTCGGCGAGTTCTTCCGGCTCGATCGTCTTCACGATGACAGGCCGCCTCGGGTCCGGCTTCGTATCGACGATATGAATGCGCGACGAGCGCAGCCCCGGCACGACGAGATAGCGCCGTTCCATATGCGGATGCGGCGCGTTCGGGCAGAGACACGACGAGCACGCGTTCCAGCCGAAGTGATGCAGTTCGTCGCCGGCATCGGGCATCGGCAATTCGCCGACGATCTGCGCATAGTCCGGCGATTCGGGATCGACGTCGACGACGGCGAGCTTGTCGGGCGTCTTGCGTTCGGGATCGAACGTCGCGACATACGCGAGCGTTTCGCGCGGCGCCTTGGCGGCAAGACGCGGTGAAGGATAGAAGCTCGGATCAGGTTTCCATGTCGCCATGTCGCGTCTCCGTTGAGCGGTCCATCTGCACTATAGGACACGCGTGCGGCGTGCGTGGGAGCGCGCTTATAAGGGATTGCGCAATACAAAGCAGTCGCGTCACGCGCGTGACACGCTTAGACTGAACGCTTCACGCGCGAGGGATATTCGACAATGTTCAGCTACGTAGGCGCTTGCGTGCTTTTCGCGGCGCTGTTGCACGCGACCTGGAACGCGATGCTGCACGGCAATGCCGACCGCTTCCTCTCGATGACGTGGATGAGCATCTGCATCGGCATCGTGTCGGTGGCGGGCATTGCGTTCCTGCCGATGCCCGCGTCGGGCGCATGGCCGTGCATCGTCGCGTCGGGGCTCGTGCACATCGTCTACAACATGGCGCTCGTGCGGGCGTATCAGAGCGGCGACCTCGGCGCCACGTATCCCATCGCGCGCGGTTCCTCGCCGATGCTCGTCGCCCTCGGCGCCGCGCTTTTCGCGCGCGAGCATCCCGGCGTGCTGCCGCTCATCGGCATCGCGCTCGTGTCGGCGGGCATCGTCTGGCTCGCGTTGCAGCGCGGCAATGTCTCGCGAAAAGGCGCGCTCGCCGCGCTCGCCACCGGCGCGACCATCGCCGTCTATACCGTCATCGACGGCATCGGCGTGCGCGCTTCGGGCAACGCTATCGCTTATACGGCGTGGATGTTCGCGTTCTATCTGCTGATGCCGCTTCTTTTCATCGCGATGCGCAGCGTCGATGCGCTGCGCGCGCCCATCGGCGTGATCGGGCGGGGCATCGCCGGCGGGCTGGTTTCGGTGGCGGCGTATGGCATCGTCATCTGGGCGATGCAGTTCGGCGCGATGGGCGCGGTGTCCGCCCTGCGCGAGACGGGCGTCGTGTTCGCGGCGCTCATCGGACGCATGTTTCTGAACGAGCAGTTGACCGTGCGGCGCATGCTCGCGTGCTGCGTGATCGCGGCGGGCGCGGTGTGCATCGGGGCGTGATTCGCTGCGCGCATCCTACAATGTAAGCGTCGCCCCTTGAGCCACGATCGAGCCCCGAAGGAGGTTGCGATGACCGAGCCGATGATCACCCTGATGGTGGGCGTCGTGGTGGTGCTATGCGCCATCGTGATTCTCGTCATGCATCACAAGCACCCGCACATCGATCCGCCCAAAGCGCGCTGGCTGGATACGCATCCGCCGCGCGACTGGATGCATCACAGGCACTGACAGGCGGCGCCGGCTTCGGCCGGCGCTCTTCTGCGCATCAACGGCGCGGGCCTTTCATCGCTTCCGCTTCCATCGCCGCGTGCCATTCCTCGCTGTTCTCGATCGGGTCCATGCCTTCGTCCACGAAGGCCGATGCGCGTTCGGCCGCCGAGCGTGTGTCGTCGCCGGTGTTTTCGTCGGCAGCGTCGTCGTCGCCTGGCGGCTCCAGCATGTCCTGCAGCATCGCGCTCAGTTCCGGCGTATCCCACGGCTCGCCGCGCTGTTTCTTCTTTTTGATGTAGTGCCTGACTTCGGCATCCTGCTCGGTCGTGAGCGGTAGTCCGCGAAACGTGCGGCTTGCGTCGAACTCGATCATGGCGTGCTCCTTGCCTGATACACAGCGCCTTCAGTGTAACGCCGTTGCCGCGTATCGACGATCGCGTCAAAGCGGCGGCAGCCTGCGCGCGACGGGCGTCGTCTTGACGATGGCCGTGCTCGTCGCCGCGCGATCCGTCACGTTGGCGAGGATGTCGTCGAGATGTTCGATGGAGCGCACCCATAGGCGGCAGACGAAGCAGTCGTCGCCCGTCACTTTCACGCATTCGACGCATTCGACGCATTCGGGAATGCGCCTGAGCGCTTCCTCGACGAGATGCAACTGGCCCGGCAGCGGCTGCACGCGCACGATGCCTGCAACGCAAACCCACGCGCGCGCGGAGCGATCTCGATGGTGAAGCCGCGTATGACGCCTTGCGCTTCGAGCCGGCGCATGCGCCCGGCGGATGACGCTGCAGCCGCGCCTGGGTGTCGTATAGAATGGCCCGCTTTTCCGAACAACATCGAAAGCGCCGCCATGTGGTTCAAGAACCTTCAGCTTCATCGCCTTCCCGCTCACTGGAGCGTCACGCCCGATCAGATGCACACATGGCTCGCGCCGCTCGCGTTCAGCGCGGCGTCGAGCGTCGAGAACGAGCGGCGCGGCTGGGTGTCGCCGCGCGGCGACGATGCGCTCGTCTACACGGTGAACCGTCAGTTGCTCATCACGTATCGCGCGGAGAAGAAGCTCTTGCCCGCGTCGGTCATCACGCAATTCACGAAGGAACGCGCGGCCGAACTCGAAGAGCAACAGGGCTTCAAGCCGGGCCGCAAGCAGATGCGCGAGCTGAAAGAGCAAGTGACCGATGAACTCTTGCCGCGCGCCTTCAGCATTCGCCGCGATACGCGCGTGTGGATCGATCCGGTGCACGGCTGGCTCGCGATCGATGCCGCATCGGCGACGCTCGCGGACGACATCATCGGCTTGCTGGTGAAGTCGGTGACGGACCTGCCGCTTGCAAGCGTGCGGACCGCGCGCTCGCCCGTCTCCGCGATGACCGAGTGGCTCCTGAGCGGCGACGCGCCCGCTGGCTTCACGCTCGATCGCGATACCGAGCTGCGTTCGGCGGGCGAGGGCAATGCGACCGTGCGCTACGTCGGTCACGCGCTGGAAGCCGAGGACATGCGCCGCCATATCGAGGCGGGCAAGCAGTGCATGCGGCTTGCGATGACGTGGGACGACCGCGTGTCGTTCGTGCTGACGCCGTCGCTCACGCTCAAGCGCGTGAGTGCGCTCGACGTCATCAAGGAAGCCGCCGATCCGACCGCCGCCAACGACGACGAGCGCTTCGAATCGGATTTCCTGCTGATGACCGGCGAACTCGCGCGCCTGTTCGCCGCGCTGACGGAAGTGCTCGGCGGCGAAGAAGACCTGCGCGCGGCGGCGTAACAGGAAGCGGAGAGCGGGAAGCGGAAAGCAGAAAGCGGAAAGCGGAAAGCGGAAAGCGGAAAGCGGCAAGCCGAAAGCCGAAAGCCGAAAGCCGAAAGCCGAAAGCCGAAAGCGCCTTCAGCCCGCCGCCGCCGACGCGAATGCGTAGCCGTTCTTGCCGTTGCGCTTGACGGCGTACATCGTGTCGTCGGCGGCGGCGACGAGCCGCCAGTAGTCCGTCACGCGGTCCGGGAAGCTCGCAATGCCGACGCTCGCGCGCACGAGCGACAAGCCCATGCGCGCATCGGTTTCCGCGACGCACGCGATGATGCGCTGCGCGATCGCGGCAAGCTCCATGTCGCTCGAAAACTCCCGCACCAGCACCGCGAACTCGTCGCCGCCGATGCGCGCGACCACGTCGCTGTTGCGCACCGTCTGCCGGAAGCGCCGCGACACAGCGATCAGAAATTCATCGCCGATGCGGTGGCCGTGCGTATCGTTCACGCGCTTGAAGCCGTCGAGATCGACATACAGCACCGCGATGCGCCTCGCGTCCGCGCCGCCGCCCAGTCCCTCCGCCGATTCCTCCAGCGCCGCAAAGAGCCTGCGGCGATTGGGCAGTCCGGTCATCGCGTCATGCAGCGACGCATGCTCGAACTCGCTGGAAATGCCGACGAGCTGCCGGTTGCGCTTCGCATACATGCCGAGTGCCGTGATGAGCACGCCGAACACGATGGCCGACAGCGCGATCAGCGTATGCGACACGCTCACGATGCGCGTGCGCACGTCGCTGCTCGCGCGGTCGCGTTCGATGCGCCAGTAGGCATCGGCGGAATCGAGCGCGGCGCTCGCCTGGTCGATATCGGCTGCCGGCGACAGCGCGGCCGGCGGCAGCGTCGGCGCGGGCGTCGGGCTCGACGCGATCAGCGCATGGAGACTCGCGAGGCGCGCGGCGAA from Caballeronia sp. Lep1P3 harbors:
- a CDS encoding GGDEF domain-containing protein; translation: MRVPGPAPIAAAALLCLLIGLLFLAYQVRAIFSAQLQQEYVGLVQQAVQRADTARASALALRGDASTGDAPHRTAYREARIEFAARLASLHALIASSPTPAPTLPPAALSPAADIDQASAALDSADAYWRIERDRASSDVRTRIVSVSHTLIALSAIVFGVLITALGMYAKRNRQLVGISSEFEHASLHDAMTGLPNRRRLFAALEESAEGLGGGADARRIAVLYVDLDGFKRVNDTHGHRIGDEFLIAVSRRFRQTVRNSDVVARIGGDEFAVLVREFSSDMELAAIAQRIIACVAETDARMGLSLVRASVGIASFPDRVTDYWRLVAAADDTMYAVKRNGKNGYAFASAAAG
- a CDS encoding selenium-binding family protein, with amino-acid sequence MATWKPDPSFYPSPRLAAKAPRETLAYVATFDPERKTPDKLAVVDVDPESPDYAQIVGELPMPDAGDELHHFGWNACSSCLCPNAPHPHMERRYLVVPGLRSSRIHIVDTKPDPRRPVIVKTIEPEELAEKTGYTRPHTVHCGPGGIYVTALGNAQGQAPGGVLLLDQQSFDPLGRWEVDRGPQQLAYDGWWHLGYDTMVTSEWGTPDTFEEGLVPELLLGAKYGRKLHFWDFTKRRHVQEIDFGDEYQLVFELRPAHDPTKAYGFVNCVISLKDLSSSIWTWYRDKDRWAVKKIIDIPAEPADASVLPPLLQGFGAVPPLVSDIDLSMDDRFLYVSCWGTGDMLQYDVSDPFAPKLAGKVRIGGIVARATHAGAKNGALNGGPQMVEVSRDGRRVYFTNSLYGAVDAQFYPEGIDGWMVKLDADPNGGLAVDEKFFIDWPKGHRPHQIRLQGGDCSSDSYCYP
- a CDS encoding DMT family transporter, whose protein sequence is MFSYVGACVLFAALLHATWNAMLHGNADRFLSMTWMSICIGIVSVAGIAFLPMPASGAWPCIVASGLVHIVYNMALVRAYQSGDLGATYPIARGSSPMLVALGAALFAREHPGVLPLIGIALVSAGIVWLALQRGNVSRKGALAALATGATIAVYTVIDGIGVRASGNAIAYTAWMFAFYLLMPLLFIAMRSVDALRAPIGVIGRGIAGGLVSVAAYGIVIWAMQFGAMGAVSALRETGVVFAALIGRMFLNEQLTVRRMLACCVIAAGAVCIGA
- a CDS encoding recombination-associated protein RdgC, yielding MWFKNLQLHRLPAHWSVTPDQMHTWLAPLAFSAASSVENERRGWVSPRGDDALVYTVNRQLLITYRAEKKLLPASVITQFTKERAAELEEQQGFKPGRKQMRELKEQVTDELLPRAFSIRRDTRVWIDPVHGWLAIDAASATLADDIIGLLVKSVTDLPLASVRTARSPVSAMTEWLLSGDAPAGFTLDRDTELRSAGEGNATVRYVGHALEAEDMRRHIEAGKQCMRLAMTWDDRVSFVLTPSLTLKRVSALDVIKEAADPTAANDDERFESDFLLMTGELARLFAALTEVLGGEEDLRAAA